A genomic window from Ruminiclostridium cellulolyticum H10 includes:
- a CDS encoding stalk domain-containing protein, translating into MKKTLLFVMIAVMALTLFPAVTGISSAAADSESPVTVETAKIEKTDDSCSIKIIYPVLSGFSSADKINDTLHNKNLDLIGFIRREQAYLDDYRKELPAEEKYFPQVAIDSSFDYNTSGNILSLVTNTYEYLGGAHGMTTLQAYTVNTKTGELYSFNSLFNQKSNYKKVILDKIKASIDKEKEWYFDEAKTFVDEAKGNYKFYIDGNRLVIYFGVYELRPYAGGISRFSIPAKELKGLLKDDIYNQMVNAKPLEKIRLNGTSVKTQFKTYEKDYVLMVPLKTAAEILGYKVGWNSKKGASVAGGYIKNNVDTYYTTGSRKIKLTPAKIIGNVMYVPVAYFSEVLKEDVSYDGEGIRLFTKSTVTPSQFDLQSTEFVRADSAKACADMYTKAVKERKGVIQYGLMSPQLRTAKKAGFEEMNWVTGVSSPWVTSYNIKDNGNGTFKITFHWATSTGKSPDTIATLTVSKVKDQEYYEISAIKE; encoded by the coding sequence ATGAAGAAAACACTACTATTTGTTATGATTGCTGTAATGGCACTAACCTTATTTCCGGCTGTTACCGGTATTTCATCGGCCGCTGCTGACTCAGAATCACCCGTAACAGTTGAAACCGCAAAAATAGAAAAAACTGATGATAGCTGTTCTATAAAAATAATATATCCTGTTTTAAGTGGCTTTTCATCGGCTGATAAAATCAATGACACGCTTCATAATAAAAATCTTGATTTAATAGGATTTATCAGAAGGGAACAGGCATATCTGGACGATTACAGAAAAGAGTTGCCAGCGGAAGAAAAATATTTTCCTCAGGTAGCCATAGATTCTTCATTTGATTACAATACAAGCGGTAACATTCTATCTCTGGTTACAAATACATATGAATATCTCGGCGGTGCACACGGTATGACTACTCTGCAAGCTTATACCGTTAATACAAAAACAGGCGAATTGTATTCGTTTAACTCTCTATTTAACCAAAAGTCAAACTATAAGAAAGTCATTCTTGATAAAATAAAAGCATCAATAGATAAAGAAAAAGAATGGTACTTTGATGAAGCAAAGACTTTCGTAGATGAAGCAAAAGGCAATTACAAATTTTATATTGACGGAAACAGACTGGTAATATACTTTGGGGTATATGAATTAAGACCGTATGCAGGAGGAATATCCAGATTCAGCATACCTGCAAAAGAGCTTAAAGGACTGCTTAAGGATGACATCTATAACCAGATGGTGAATGCAAAACCTCTTGAGAAAATAAGGCTGAATGGAACAAGTGTGAAAACCCAGTTTAAAACCTACGAAAAAGACTATGTATTAATGGTACCTCTTAAAACAGCTGCTGAAATCCTCGGTTACAAGGTAGGCTGGAATTCAAAAAAGGGAGCAAGCGTAGCAGGAGGGTATATTAAAAATAATGTAGACACATATTACACAACAGGTTCAAGAAAAATAAAGTTGACTCCTGCAAAAATAATAGGAAATGTGATGTATGTACCAGTTGCATACTTTTCAGAAGTTTTGAAAGAGGATGTAAGTTATGACGGGGAAGGAATACGGTTATTTACAAAGTCAACCGTAACCCCAAGTCAGTTCGACCTACAGAGTACTGAGTTTGTGAGAGCTGACAGTGCAAAAGCATGTGCGGATATGTATACAAAAGCTGTAAAGGAACGTAAAGGTGTAATTCAGTATGGATTAATGTCACCACAATTAAGGACAGCCAAAAAGGCAGGTTTTGAAGAAATGAACTGGGTAACTGGAGTGTCCAGCCCATGGGTTACATCATATAATATTAAAGATAATGGCAATGGTACTTTTAAAATAACCTTCCATTGGGCGACATCTACCGGAAAGTCGCCTGACACTATAGCAACACTTACCGTCAGCAAAGTGAAAGATCAGGAGTATTATGAGATTTCAGCTATTAAGGAGTAA
- the lepA gene encoding translation elongation factor 4: MPSERQKYIRNFCIIAHIDHGKSTLADRLLEKTGVLTSREMQEQVLDNMELERERGITIKAQAVRMVYKASDGHEYIYNLIDTPGHVDFNYEVSRSLAACEGAILVVDAAQGIEAQTLANVYLALEHNLEIMPVINKIDLPSAQPEVVKKEIEDVIGLDASQAPMISAKNGLNIEEVLEKIVDMIPCPEADEKAPLRALIFDSFYDSYKGVIVYIRVKEGTLKTGDTIRLMYTKKEFLVTELGYLKPGGLSPADELKAGDVGYIAASIKNVRDTRVGDTITLVENPAKEPLPGYKKVNSMVFCGIYPADGSKYGDLRDALDRLQLNDAALTFEPESSVALGFGFRCGFLGLLHMEIIQERLEREYNFDLVTTAPSVIYRVTTTDGDVIEIDNPTNLPPVTEIDSMEEPMVKATIMVPTEYVGNIMDLSQERRGIYKDMSYIDEGRAMLTYEMPLNEIIYDFFDALKSRTKGYASFDYELVGYKESDLVKLDIMLNGEIVDALSFIVHREKSVARGRRMAEKLKESIPRQMFEIPIQACIGGKIIARETVKAFRKDVLSKCYGGDISRKRKLLEKQKEGKKRMRQVGSVEVPQEAFMSVLKLD, encoded by the coding sequence ATGCCTAGTGAAAGACAGAAATATATAAGAAATTTTTGTATAATAGCACATATAGATCACGGTAAATCAACCCTTGCCGACAGGTTGTTGGAAAAAACGGGTGTTCTTACCTCGAGGGAGATGCAGGAACAGGTTCTGGATAATATGGAGCTTGAGAGGGAACGAGGGATAACTATTAAGGCCCAGGCGGTCAGAATGGTATACAAAGCCTCTGACGGTCATGAATATATTTATAATTTGATAGATACTCCAGGACATGTTGACTTTAACTACGAGGTGTCGAGGAGCCTTGCAGCATGTGAGGGTGCAATTCTTGTGGTTGATGCGGCACAGGGTATAGAAGCACAGACCTTGGCAAATGTTTATCTGGCATTGGAGCATAATCTGGAAATAATGCCTGTTATAAACAAAATAGATCTTCCAAGTGCACAGCCTGAGGTTGTAAAGAAGGAAATAGAAGACGTAATAGGGCTTGATGCTTCGCAAGCACCAATGATTTCAGCTAAAAATGGGCTAAATATTGAAGAGGTTCTTGAGAAGATAGTTGATATGATTCCTTGTCCTGAAGCGGATGAAAAAGCACCCCTTCGAGCTTTGATATTTGACTCTTTTTATGACAGTTACAAGGGTGTTATAGTATATATTAGAGTCAAGGAAGGTACTTTGAAAACAGGAGATACCATCCGTCTAATGTATACAAAAAAGGAATTTCTTGTAACCGAACTTGGATATCTGAAACCAGGGGGATTATCACCTGCTGATGAATTAAAGGCTGGTGATGTAGGATATATTGCAGCAAGTATTAAGAATGTAAGGGATACCCGTGTAGGTGATACCATAACACTTGTAGAAAATCCTGCAAAAGAACCTCTTCCGGGATACAAAAAGGTAAATTCCATGGTGTTCTGTGGTATTTATCCAGCTGACGGATCAAAGTACGGTGATCTTCGGGACGCGTTGGATAGGCTGCAGCTCAATGATGCGGCACTCACCTTTGAGCCTGAATCATCAGTTGCACTTGGTTTCGGCTTCAGATGTGGATTCCTTGGACTTCTTCATATGGAAATAATTCAGGAGAGGCTTGAAAGAGAATACAATTTTGATTTAGTCACAACTGCTCCAAGTGTTATATACAGGGTTACAACAACAGACGGTGATGTTATTGAAATAGACAATCCAACCAATCTTCCTCCGGTTACTGAAATTGACAGTATGGAAGAACCTATGGTAAAAGCAACCATAATGGTACCGACAGAATATGTGGGGAACATTATGGATCTTTCACAGGAGAGAAGAGGGATATACAAGGATATGTCCTATATTGATGAGGGTAGGGCCATGCTTACCTATGAAATGCCTTTAAATGAGATAATATATGACTTCTTTGATGCCTTGAAATCAAGAACCAAAGGCTATGCTTCCTTTGACTATGAGCTTGTAGGCTATAAAGAATCAGACCTTGTCAAGCTTGATATAATGTTAAATGGTGAAATCGTCGATGCCTTGTCCTTCATAGTTCATCGTGAAAAATCTGTGGCAAGAGGCAGAAGAATGGCAGAAAAGCTAAAGGAATCGATTCCAAGGCAAATGTTTGAGATACCTATTCAGGCATGTATAGGAGGAAAGATAATAGCCCGTGAAACCGTTAAGGCATTCAGAAAAGACGTTCTTTCAAAATGCTATGGTGGTGATATATCAAGAAAGAGAAAGCTCCTTGAGAAGCAGAAGGAAGGAAAGAAGCGTATGCGCCAGGTAGGCTCCGTAGAAGTTCCGCAGGAAGCTTTCATGAGCGTATTGAAACTGGATTAA
- the spoIIP gene encoding stage II sporulation protein P, which translates to MRDTIYDNTYLEGNKGNLTKLPIILCAVGGIVLGGIVFRLANGKVNIPINFEHITRKSEATIESSDNIKEFVFKLFGIDMYNPITILNTNYPYFKMFYDKNYQPYVAEKVQKELSATEKSQTKPVQQPQASIPQKPSEPAGGQLKEASSSITFEGDVEEKDQKNNPVVSSGKINITNETGFKINIKKLLNEPLKLAPDKKGPKILIYHTHTTESFLKSASELGKSNIPSRTTNNKYNVVRVGDALINNLKKYSIDVLHNTTIHDSDYNSSYVKSLNTLTSYVDKYPSLKMTIDLHRDAASEGKLRPVKKINGKNFAEIMFVIGTDAKLNNPKWRENLKLAIQVQARLNEICPGIAKPIYVSKNRYNQHLVNGSVIVEIGGDGNVIDECIRSTSYLAEALNDVIFRKK; encoded by the coding sequence ATGAGAGATACTATATATGATAATACCTATCTTGAAGGAAATAAGGGTAATCTCACTAAACTACCCATAATCCTGTGTGCCGTCGGCGGTATTGTACTGGGTGGGATTGTCTTCAGGTTAGCAAACGGAAAGGTAAATATACCTATAAACTTTGAACACATTACCCGGAAATCAGAAGCTACTATAGAATCATCAGATAATATTAAAGAGTTTGTATTTAAGCTCTTTGGAATTGATATGTACAATCCCATAACAATACTCAATACAAACTATCCATATTTTAAAATGTTTTATGATAAAAATTACCAGCCTTACGTTGCTGAAAAAGTGCAGAAGGAGCTTAGTGCTACAGAAAAATCACAGACCAAACCTGTACAGCAGCCGCAGGCAAGTATACCGCAGAAGCCTTCGGAACCCGCTGGCGGGCAATTGAAAGAGGCGTCAAGCAGTATAACATTTGAGGGAGATGTTGAGGAGAAAGATCAAAAAAATAATCCTGTTGTTTCAAGCGGAAAAATCAATATTACAAACGAAACGGGCTTCAAAATTAACATAAAGAAACTGCTTAATGAACCTCTAAAACTTGCACCCGATAAAAAGGGCCCAAAGATACTAATATATCATACTCATACGACGGAAAGTTTTTTAAAGAGTGCAAGCGAATTAGGTAAGAGTAATATACCATCAAGGACAACCAACAATAAATACAATGTAGTCAGGGTTGGAGATGCTTTGATAAATAATCTTAAAAAATACAGCATAGATGTTCTCCACAATACAACCATACATGATAGTGACTATAACAGTTCCTACGTAAAGTCACTGAACACGCTGACAAGCTATGTTGACAAATATCCATCACTTAAAATGACAATAGACCTTCATCGTGATGCAGCCAGTGAAGGAAAGCTTCGGCCGGTTAAGAAAATAAACGGCAAAAATTTTGCGGAAATAATGTTTGTAATAGGAACAGATGCTAAACTAAACAATCCCAAGTGGAGAGAAAACCTGAAACTGGCAATACAAGTACAAGCCAGACTCAATGAAATATGTCCCGGAATTGCAAAGCCCATATATGTGAGCAAAAACAGGTATAATCAGCATCTGGTCAATGGTTCGGTTATTGTTGAAATAGGCGGGGACGGAAATGTTATTGATGAATGTATACGAAGTACATCATATCTTGCAGAGGCTTTAAACGATGTCATATTCAGAAAGAAATAG
- a CDS encoding mannose-1-phosphate guanyltransferase — protein MKAVIMAGGEGSRLRPLTCNRPKPMVPIANKPVMEHIIELLKKYGIRDIAVTLQYMPEKIKDYFDDGSEYGVNLRYFTEDVPLGTAGSVKNAEEFLDETFIVISGDALTDINLEEVLDFHKKNSSIATLVLKKVECPIEYGVVVTDSGGKVRRFLEKPSWGEVFSDTVNTGIYVLSPEVLKYFEKGVVFDFSKDLFPILLEKQEPMFGFVTKDYWCDIGDLDAYVGVHTDILDKKVNININAMEVRQGVWVSEGAVISRQAEIKPPVLIGKNSVIKDGSVLGRFTVIGEECHIGEGSTTKKSIMWDGCVLKNNVQLRGSVLCSRVKCREKTSAFEGTVIGENCILGENSLIKPGIKIWPEKHIDIGTEVCTNLVWGSRYSKNLFGSRGISGEINVDITPEFASRLAAAYGAVCKKGASLAVSCDEADALKMIKNACISGVLSSGAEAFDVGTSLLPVTRSAIRYYKLTGGMHISGGNKKGKVIIDILDELGRNISRSAERKIENCYIREDFARCEADEIKAVTNVTDHNVFYIRSIINNTIAKNYDLKIALIAPSGAFKNIVTSILNELGCRYELVNTRDNHNKRKSLFSELKTLSQVVRYGGFDIGVFFANSYDKIFLVDTKGRIIADDLYMALISYIHLRSKDGNKVIVPLNASSVIEKMAGENKERVLRTKTSTKELMSRMLNNEYDKDMLDFFAMNFDPIEAFIRIIDYMVFSNISLADIVDLIPDFHIIKKEVKCSWSEKGKVIRTIIEENSDSVETIEGVKVVGDKGWVLVLPDAEKPVCKVIGEGLTQEFAHELTDIFVDKVKSISQNRGT, from the coding sequence ATGAAAGCTGTGATTATGGCAGGTGGGGAGGGTTCACGCCTACGACCGCTGACATGTAATAGGCCAAAACCTATGGTGCCAATTGCCAATAAGCCTGTAATGGAGCATATTATTGAGCTTTTGAAAAAATATGGGATCAGGGATATTGCGGTAACCTTGCAGTATATGCCGGAAAAGATTAAAGATTATTTTGATGATGGAAGCGAGTACGGAGTCAACCTTAGATATTTTACAGAGGATGTTCCTCTTGGTACTGCCGGAAGTGTAAAAAATGCCGAGGAGTTTTTGGATGAGACATTTATAGTTATAAGCGGAGATGCTCTGACAGATATTAATTTGGAAGAGGTTCTGGATTTTCATAAAAAGAATAGTTCTATTGCCACACTGGTTTTAAAGAAGGTTGAGTGTCCCATAGAATATGGAGTTGTTGTAACAGATTCAGGCGGAAAAGTAAGGAGATTTCTTGAAAAACCAAGTTGGGGTGAGGTTTTTAGTGATACGGTAAATACGGGTATTTATGTTTTGTCACCTGAAGTGCTTAAATATTTTGAAAAAGGTGTTGTTTTTGATTTTAGTAAGGATTTATTCCCTATCCTTTTAGAAAAACAAGAGCCAATGTTTGGTTTTGTTACAAAGGACTATTGGTGTGATATAGGTGATCTTGATGCCTACGTTGGTGTACACACTGATATTTTGGATAAAAAAGTTAACATAAACATCAATGCGATGGAAGTCCGACAAGGTGTTTGGGTATCAGAAGGAGCGGTAATTTCAAGACAAGCTGAAATTAAGCCTCCTGTTCTAATAGGGAAAAATTCCGTTATAAAGGATGGCAGTGTACTGGGCCGCTTTACTGTTATAGGTGAGGAGTGTCATATTGGTGAAGGCAGCACCACTAAGAAGAGTATTATGTGGGACGGCTGTGTTTTAAAGAATAATGTACAACTAAGAGGAAGCGTACTTTGCAGTAGGGTTAAGTGCAGGGAGAAGACATCTGCTTTTGAAGGTACGGTTATAGGTGAAAATTGTATCTTAGGTGAGAATTCCTTAATCAAGCCCGGTATAAAAATTTGGCCTGAAAAACACATTGATATTGGAACGGAAGTATGTACAAATCTGGTTTGGGGTTCAAGATATTCAAAGAACCTTTTTGGAAGCAGGGGGATTTCCGGTGAAATCAATGTAGATATAACTCCTGAATTTGCTTCAAGATTAGCGGCGGCATACGGTGCTGTATGCAAAAAGGGTGCAAGTCTGGCTGTCAGCTGTGATGAAGCTGATGCTCTGAAAATGATAAAAAATGCCTGTATTTCGGGGGTACTTTCATCAGGTGCTGAAGCTTTCGATGTAGGAACATCATTGTTGCCGGTTACAAGGTCTGCTATACGCTATTACAAATTGACTGGTGGTATGCATATTTCAGGGGGAAATAAAAAAGGAAAAGTCATAATTGATATTTTAGATGAGCTGGGAAGGAATATATCCAGAAGTGCAGAGAGAAAAATTGAAAACTGCTATATCAGGGAGGATTTTGCTAGATGTGAGGCGGATGAGATAAAAGCCGTCACTAATGTGACTGATCATAATGTTTTTTATATTCGTAGTATCATAAACAATACAATAGCAAAAAACTATGACCTTAAAATAGCTTTAATCGCACCTTCGGGTGCTTTCAAGAATATAGTGACGTCTATACTGAACGAATTGGGCTGCCGTTATGAACTTGTTAATACAAGAGATAACCATAATAAAAGAAAAAGTCTTTTTTCAGAATTAAAAACTCTATCGCAAGTTGTTAGATATGGAGGCTTTGATATTGGAGTTTTTTTTGCAAATTCGTATGATAAGATTTTTCTTGTGGATACAAAGGGAAGGATAATAGCAGATGACTTGTATATGGCACTTATTTCATACATCCATTTAAGATCAAAAGATGGAAACAAGGTTATCGTGCCATTGAATGCCAGTAGTGTAATTGAGAAAATGGCAGGCGAGAATAAAGAAAGGGTTTTAAGAACAAAAACCTCCACAAAAGAGTTGATGAGCAGGATGTTGAATAATGAGTATGACAAGGACATGCTGGACTTCTTTGCTATGAATTTCGATCCGATTGAAGCTTTTATCAGAATAATAGACTATATGGTTTTTAGTAATATAAGCCTTGCAGACATAGTGGATTTGATACCTGATTTTCATATTATAAAAAAAGAGGTAAAATGTTCATGGTCTGAAAAGGGCAAGGTTATAAGAACGATTATAGAGGAAAATTCAGACAGTGTTGAAACAATTGAGGGAGTTAAAGTAGTGGGTGATAAAGGTTGGGTTCTTGTATTACCGGATGCAGAGAAGCCAGTGTGTAAAGTGATAGGAGAAGGTTTAACTCAAGAATTTGCTCATGAATTAACAGATATTTTTGTAGATAAAGTAAAGTCAATCAGCCAGAACAGGGGAACCTGA